A DNA window from Daucus carota subsp. sativus chromosome 3, DH1 v3.0, whole genome shotgun sequence contains the following coding sequences:
- the LOC108214097 gene encoding abscisic acid receptor PYL4, whose translation MPSSLQLQRIYNTTTEYKFQKKSSNNNLCTIVPPPLGLPQGIEPYHTHMISSNQSCSSVVQKVSAPISTVWSIIRTFDTPQIYKHFIKSCHVIHGDGSVGSLREVHVISGLPAVSSIERLDILDDECHIMSFSVVGGDHRLNNYRSVTTLHATESGEGTVVVESYVVDVPEGNTKEETCGFANTIVTCNLHSLAKIAENLTHKS comes from the coding sequence ATGCCTTCTTCTCTCCAACTCCAAAGAATCTACAACACAACCACCGAATACAAATTCCAAAAAAAATCGAGCAATAATAATTTGTGCACAATTGTTCCGCCTCCTCTAGGGCTGCCGCAAGGAATCGAACCCTACCACACTCACATGATCAGCTCGAATCAAAGCTGTTCCTCCGTGGTCCAAAAAGTTTCCGCGCCTATATCGACCGTTTGGTCAATTATTCGAACCTTCGACACCCCGCAAATCTACAAGCACTTCATCAAGAGCTGCCACGTCATCCACGGGGACGGATCCGTGGGGAGTCTACGTGAGGTCCACGTGATCTCGGGGCTCCCCGCGGTTTCGAGCATCGAGAGGCTAGATATTCTCGACGATGAGTGTCACATTATGAGTTTTAGCGTGGTGGGGGGTGATCACCGGTTGAATAATTACCGGTCGGTGACGACGCTGCACGCGACGGAGAGCGGGGAGGGGACGGTGGTGGTGGAGTCGTATGTGGTGGATGTGCCGGAGGGGAATACTAAGGAGGAGACTTGCGGGTTTGCGAATACGATTGTGACGTGTAATTTACATTCGTTGGCGAAGATTGCTGAAAACTTgactcataagtcataa
- the LOC108211550 gene encoding dehydration-responsive element-binding protein 2A — translation MLANIVQRNSVMGIMKQDSDTGTPRIGDSRKRKSRSTKTKSVAETLAMWRDHNKKLDALNASAKPIRNFHAKGSKKGCMKGKGGPDNTRSNFRGVRQRTWGKWVAEIREPSGGSRLWLGTFPNAVEAALAYDEAARAMYGAGARLNLPDFSSYKESSGGSAAPSMSCADSVLTHTSSNHTGACAYTDPKVGIDDLEMKCSDVEGESKAPAIEMKCSDVEGESKASEAQNYQSPAVVEAMNEVKDERVEIKKEQEDNNDVFNMDKGLLLGEMFDVDELLQSLNTYTLPDQASNTEWFYNNDQDIGHFLQDVELISNPSDLSIQQQYPDIKPDDMFNEQTGYNQDLDFLLPGRPEDSNFLPDELKLLSMDANSGF, via the exons ATGCTGGCTAATATTGTGCAGAG AAACTCTGTGATGGGTATAATGAAACAAGATTCTGATACTGGAACCCCGCGCATTGGTGATTCCAGGAAGAGGAAGTCGCGAAGCACCAAAACCAAGAGTGTTGCTGAGACCCTAGCTATGTGGAGGGATCATAATAAGAAGCTTGATGCATTGAATGCCAGTGCTAAACCAATTCGCAATTTTCATGCTAAGGGATCAAAGAAAGGATGTATGAAAGGGAAGGGGGGTCCTGACAATACGCGCTCTAACTTCAGAGGTGTAAGGCAGAGAACTTGGGGCAAATGGGTTGCTGAAATCCGCGAGCCTAGTGGAGGGAGTAGATTGTGGCTGGGGACTTTCCCAAATGCTGTGGAAGCTGCTCTTGCCTATGATGAAGCTGCAAGAGCTATGTATGGAGCTGGAGCTCGACTTAATTTACCAGATTTTAGTTCCTACAAGGAGTCGTCCGGGGGATCTGCTGCCCCTAGCATGTCATGTGCTGATTCAGTGCTTACTCATACTTCTTCCAACCACACGGGGGCTTGCGCTTATACTGATCCGAAGGTGGGGATTGACGATTTGGAAATGAAGTGCAGTGATGTGGAAGGTGAGTCGAAAGCTCCTGCTATTGAAATGAAGTGTAGTGATGTGGAAGGTGAGTCGAAAGCCTCAGAAGCTCAAAATTACCAAAGTCCTGCAGTAGTGGAAGCTATGAATGAAGTGAAGGATGAACGAGTGGAGATCAAGAAAGAGCAGGAGGATAACAACGACGTATTTAACATGGACAAGGGTCTTCTGCTAGGTGAAATGTTTGATGTTGATGAGCTCTTACAAAGCTTAAACACCTATACTCTCCCTGATCAGGCCAGCAACACTGAATGGTTCTACAACAATGATCAAGACATTGGTCACTTCTTGCAGGACGTCGAGCTTATATCGAACCCCTCTGATTTAAGCATCCAGCAGCAATATCCTGATATAAAGCCAgatgatatgtttaatgaacAAACAGGGTATAATCAGGATCTGGACTTCTTACTTCCTGGCAGGCCTGAAGATTCCAATTTCTTACCGGACGAGCTCAAGCTACTTAGCATGGATGCAAATTCCGGGTTTTAA
- the LOC108214094 gene encoding SNF2 domain-containing protein CLASSY 1, translating to MRRRSLHQATHPFNIKPFEAFWCDKWQSIERLRIKDGSIRMHVIDDEAMIEVQIPISSMRIKPRKATAIDCTCLLRPGLDVSVLSTPQQTEDTEDAEDTENSSAEDQMPVWLDAKISSIERKPHEDDCACTFYVQFYVTQGPIGMIKKALSKDITMVQIEKISIFQKLEKNPCEDELYRWKFSEDSTSRHIFKLFTGKFASDLTWLLVTSVAKQLTFDVRSIEGQIVYQIWDGDTYTYSQNSEQCSKAVTFKLENGTLSPVVVSFAPTDAQNVTPDDELNDSGSLSLYDVLDLRRSKRRNVQPERYLGCDELPDPDIDISRIGLIRESKLDYEDIPMALSVQDDHAHKTQKHRTDGHKTDRQEEMDKIISSYRKEVFGSLLNSQRNIKQMDLSSDSSDEEQEIIMNDQGEHPSQSAIVPLSTENNSGAGEVYPLAAEVSGTSAADISKIVSKYYSDRAGNVDEKRTSRTYYSKVEQQKKKKPAVNYSLVHSGWGWKAAYKRYPRAKRLRSTVTDWQNIYDHTRSSSTRRAFSASVYRELIRRCMTDIDSVVGQEQPPILDQWKEFQSNSSNQNEGKEKKDMDENEAGIPEEPEDSCEEEVSEIDILWKEMDMALASAYLLDEEDTMDEVPNETKKSTGIGRQVCQHDYRLNEEIGIVCRSCGFVCTEIRYVSLPFFPSHSWTTSKHVRKEDKENVSDSKQEEKKEFDNISIPTYSDTFLSEEKDSVWALIPNLKEKLRFHQKRAFEFLWRNLAGSMIPAEMESARNNRGGCVISHSPGAGKTLLIIAFLESYLKLFPGARPLVLAPKTTLYTWYKEILKWKIPIPVYQIHGGQTYRGELLRRKVQAPAGLPRNQDVLHVLDCLEKIQSWLAHPSVLLMGYTSFLTLTRDDSNYTHRQYMAQVLRRCPGILILDEGHNPRSTKSRLRKGLMKVDTDLRVLLSGTLFQNNFGEYFNTLCLARPNFVNEVLDELDPKFRKKKKEISNFSRENRARKVFINEISGKINSDISEERVQGLNVLKNLTNEFIDVYEGGSSDSLPGLQIYTLMMKSTKIQQDILEKLQNQRPIYKGFPLELELLITLGSIHPWLIRTTQCAGNYFSLEELAALEKLKYDLKLGSKVRFVMSLIPRCLIRKEKVLIFCHNIAPINLFLTIFERFYGWRKGEEVLVLQGELELFERGRVMEKFEEAAGPSRVMLASISACCEGISLTAASRVILLDSEWNPSKSKQAIARAFRPGQDKVVYVYQLLATGTLEEEKFKRTTWKEWVSSMIFSEEFVEDPSQWQALKIEDELLGEMIQEDRNSLFHQIMKNEKASNGLMRVKD from the exons ATGAGGAGACGGAGTTTACATCAAGCCACTCATCCGTTTAATATAAAGC CTTTTGAGGCATTTTGGTGTGACAAATGGCAAAGCATAGAGCGCTTAAGAATCAAGGACGGGTCTATAAGAATGCATGTTATAGATGATGAAGCAATGATTGAGGTGCAGATTCCCATTTCAAGTATGCGAATTAAGCCAAGAAAAGCTACTGCAATTGATTGCACGTGTCTTCTACGACCTGGACTTGATGTTTCTGTGCTCTCAACGCCTCAACAAACAGAAGATACAGAAGATGCAGAAGATACAGAAAATTCAAGTGCTGAAGATCAAATGCCT GTATGGCTTGACGCAAAAATAAGTTCTATAGAGAGGAAACCTCATGAAGATGATTGCGCTTGCACGTTTTATGTGCAGTTCTATGTCACACAAGGCCCTATTGGTATGATAAAGAAAGCACTATCTAAAGATATAACCATGGTGCAGATTGAAAAGATTTCCATTTTCCAGAAACTTGAAAAGAATCCTTGTGAGGATGAACTTTATCGTTGGAAGTTCTCGGAGGACAGTACATCACGTCACATTTTTAAGTTGTTTACAGGAAAGTTTGCATCTGATTTGACATGGCTACTTGTTACATCTGTTGCCAAGCAACTTACATTTGACGTAAGATCGATAGAAGGCCAAATTGTCTATCAGATATGGGATGGAGATACTTATACATATTCTCAGAATTCAGAGCAGTGCTCAAAGGCCGTGACTTTCAAGCTAGAGAATGGAACTCTGTCCCCGGTCGTAGTTTCATTTGCTCCAACTGATGCCCAGAATGTGACACCTGATGACGAATTGAATGACTCTGGATCATTGTCATTGTATGATGTTCTGGACTTGCGGCGCTCAAAGCGTCGTAATGTGCAGCCCGAGCGTTACCTGGGCTGTGATGAACTGCCAGATCCGGATATTGATATTAGCCGTATAGGTCTAATCAGAGAGTCCAAATTGGACTACGAAGATATTCCTATGGCTCTATCTGTCCAAGACGATCATGCACACAAAACACAGAAACATAGAACAGATGGACATAAAACCGATAGGCAGGAGGAGATGGACAAGATAATCAGCTCGTACAGGAAAGAAGTTTTTGGTAGCTTACTTAATAGCCAGAGGAATATCAAGCAAATGGATTTGAGTTCAGATTCATCTGATGAAGAACAAGAGATAATTATGAATGATCAAGGAGAACATCCATCTCAAAGTGCAATTGTCCCCTTGTCTACTGAAAACAATTCCGGTGCTGGTGAAGTGTACCCTCTTGCCGCTGAAGTTTCTGGAACTAGTGCAGCGGACATCAGTAAAATAGTTTCTAAGTATTACAGTGATAGAGCTGGTAATGTAGATGAGAAGAGAACATCTAGGACTTACTACTCCAAAGTGGAacaacaaaagaagaaaaaacctGCAGTCAACTATTCTTTAGTGCACAGCGGATGGGGGTGGAAAGCTGCATATAAGAGGTATCCCAGAGCCAAGAGGTTGCGTTCTACTGTTACAGATTGGCAGAACATTTATGATCATACAAGATCATCTTCTACAAGAAGAGCCTTTAGTGCAAGCGTTTACAGGGAATTGATAAGAAGATGCATGACAGACATAGACTCTGTTGTCGGTCAAGAACAACCACCAATCCTTGATCAGTGGAAAGAGTTTCAATCAAATTCCTCGAACCAAAATGAAGGGAAGGAGAAGAAGGACATGGATGAAAATGAGGCAGGGATACCAGAGGAGCCGGAAGATAGCTGTGAAGAAGAGGTCTCTGAAATTGATATATTGTGGAAAGAAATGGATATGGCCTTGGCTTCAGCTTATCTTCTTGACGAAGAg GACACCATGGACGAAGTCCCCaatgaaacaaaaaaatcaaCTGGAATTGGCCGGCAAGTTTGTCAGCATGATTACAGACTAAATGAAGAGATTGGAATCGTATGCCGCTCCTGTGGATTTGTTTGCACCGAGATTAGATATGTCTCATTACCATTT TTCCCATCACATAGCTGGACCACAAGCAAGCATGTACGCAAAGAAGACAAAGAAAATGTTTCAGATAGTAAGCAGGAAGAGAAAAAGGAATTTGATAATATTTCTATTCCTACTTACTCTGATACATTCTTATCAGAAGAGAAAGACAGTGTTTGGGCCTTGATACCAAACCTTAAAGAAAAGTTGCGCTTCCACCAAAAAAGAGCTTTTGAGTTTCTTTGGCGGAACCTTGCTGGTTCAATGATACCAGCAGAGATGGAGTCAGCGCGTAATAATAGGGGTGGCTGTGTCATTTCTCATTCTCCTGGAGCCGGGAAAACATTGCTGATCATTGCATTTCTGGAGAGTTACTTGAAGTTATTCCCGGGAGCAAGGCCTTTAGTCCTTGCTCCAAAGACAACCCTGTATACTTGGTACAAAGAAATATTGAAGTGGAAGATTCCTATTCCTGTATACCAAATCCATGGTGGTCAGACATACAGAGGCGAATTGTTAAGGCGGAAAGTGCAAGCACCTGCCGGGCTTCCTCGCAATCAAGATGTGTTACATGTTTTGGATTGCCTAGAAAAAATACAGAGTTGGCTTGCTCATCCAAGTGTCCTTCTCATGGGTTATACCTCATTTCTAACTTTGACCCGAGATGATTCGAATTATACCCACAGACAATATATGGCTCAAGTTTTACGCCGTTGTCCAGGTATACTTATCCTTGATGAAGGGCACAACCCCAGAAGTACTAAATCTCGATTGCGGAAAGGTTTGATGAAGGTGGATACAGACCTGAGAGTTTTGCTCTCTGGTACGCTGTTTCAGAATAACTTTGGAGAATATTTTAACACCCTTTGCTTAGCAAGGCCAAATTTTGTCAATGAGGTGCTAGATGAACTTGATCCAAAATttaggaagaagaagaaagaaatatCAAACTTTTCCCGTGAAAATCGTGCGAGGAAAGTCTTTATTAATGAGATATCGGGGAAGATCAATTCTGATATAAGTGAGGAAAGAGTTCAGGGTCTAAATGTCTTGAAGAATTTAACAAACGAATTTATAGATGTTTATGAAGGTGGAAGTTCCGATAGCCTTCCTGGTTTACAAATTTACACTTTGATGATGAAGTCGACAAAAATTCAACAGGACATTTTGGAAAAACTTCAGAATCAAAGGCCTATATACAAAGGGTTTCCATTAGAACTAGAGCTTCTAATCACTCTTGGGTCGATACATCCCTGGTTAATCCGAACTACACAATGTGCGGGTAATTACTTTAGTCTGGAGGAGTTGGCCGCTCTTGAAAAGCTGAAGTATGACCTGAAATTAGGTTCAAAAGTAAGATTCGTTATGAGTCTTATTCCTCGGTGTCTTATCAGGAAGGAGAAAGTACTGATATTTTGTCACAACATTGCTCCAATTAACCTATTTCTTACAATATTTGAGAGGTTCTATGGCTGGAGGAAGGGTGAAGAAGTTCTTGTATTACAGGGGGAACTTGAACTCTTCGAAAGAGGAAGAGTGATGGAGAAGTTTGAAGAGGCAGCAGGACCGTCAAGGGTAATGCTCGCTTCCATCTCGGCCTGTTGTGAAGGGATCAGTCTGACTGCTGCATCAAGAGTGATCTTACTCGATTCGGAGTGGAATCCTTCCAAGAGTAAGCAAGCCATTGCACGAGCTTTTCGTCCTGGACAGGATAAGGTTGTTTATGTGTATCAACTACTAGCTACAGGGACCCTCGAAGAAGAGAAATTCAAGAGAACAACATGGAAGGAGTGGGTTTCAAGTATGATATTCAGCGAGGAGTTTGTGGAGGATCCTTCTCAGTGGCAAGCACTGAAGATTGAAGATGAACTCTTGGGAGAGATGATACAGGAAGATCGAAATTCATTGTTCCATCAGATTATGAAGAATGAAAAGGCTTCAAACGGTTTGATGAGAGTTAAAGATTAA